The Microbacter margulisiae genomic sequence AAAATCACGTTTAATAACTCATTATAAATCAATATGCCTTTATCACACCGTTTTCATCCCATAAATCTTCCCAGGTTGCCCCTTTCCAGGTAAATACCTGACCTTTAATCAACCTGCATCTTTTGTCAACGTTCTTAATCGCTTCCATCTCAGCATCTGTTAGCGGATCTTCCGTAACACTGCGCAGATTACCCTGTAATTTTTCATGCTTCACCGAGAATGGAATTGGAATCTGACCATTTTGAGCTGCCCATTTAATACAGACAACGGCAGGGTGGATATTATGATTTCTGGCAATCTCAACAATCACCGGATCCTCAATAGGAGTTGTATCTTCAGGCGTTTTATCTCTTTCCGGTCGATTCGGAGAACCAATAGGCGAAAAACCAATGGGTTGAATAGTATGTTCCAGTAAATATTGGAATAGCTCAGGTTGTTGAAAATGAGGATGAAGTTCCATCTCATTACAGGCAGGTTTTATCTCACAGTCCCGCAATAATAACTCCATTTTTGGAATCGTCATGTTTGAAGTTCCAATGCTTTTTACCAACCCCATCCCAACCAGCTTTTCCATATCACGCCATGTTTTCATGTAGTCTTCATGAATATAAGGCCTTGCATTTTTATCGCGTGACTCCACCGAAACTCCTTTTGCATGTGAATTCGGGAAAGGCCAATGAACAAGATAAAGATCTAAATAATTCAGTTGCAGGTCTGCCAGGGATTTCTGGCAAGATTCGATTACATGATCATGCATATCGTTCCAGACTTTTGACGTGATCCATAAATCTTCCCGGTTAACGATCCCTTCTGATATGACTTCGGCAAGTGCCACCCCAATCTCTTTTTCATTTCCATACACCGAAGCACAATCAATATGACGGTAACCCATCTGGATAGCATCACGTACTGCTTTGGCAATAGCTTCGTTATCATAATGATCTGAACCAAAAGTACCTAATCCAATCACAGGCATCATTGTGCCATTATTTAATATTTTCTTGGGGACTTTGTTTGGGTCAATTGCTTCTGGATTTAATTGATTGATTTGCATGTTGTTTATATTTATTTATACTATTATTCTCCTAATTTATAAATCCGTTCTATCGATTGCCATTTATCCTTGGCTGATAAAGCAGACGATGTTTTCTGAAATTTCGAAACATATGCTTCCCATTCTGATTGACGTGGTTTCCCTGCAAGTTCATTCATAGCTTTTTCATGATCAAAATCAGGGATTGTGTCCATAATCATAAATAAAATAGTTCCAGAACAATAAATTTCCATATCGAGGATACCTACGTCTCGCATTCCCTGTGTAATTTCGGGCCAGGCAGCTCCTGTAGCATGTATCTTTTTATAAGACGCAATTAAATCAGGATCATCTTCCAGAAACAATATTTTACAGAATCTTTTAAATTCTAGATATGTCTGTTGTTCTATATATTCCATAGCGGCAAAGAGTAATTTTATGCACGTATTTTGTACCCTTTCACAGCATAATACAAAATGAACAGGAAACATGGCATTGGAGCAAAGAATCCGATTGCCATAGATGAGATATCAGCTATCCATCCCATAAATATGGGAAATATGGCACCACCAACAATAGCCATTACAATAAAAGAAGAGGCTCGTTTTGTTTGCTCTCCCATATCTTTGATACCAAGAGAAAAGATGGTTGGATACATAATGGACATGAAAAAGAACGAAAGAAACAATGCCACGATGGAAACCATGCCAATACGCAGGCTAATGACAGGCAAAAGCACCACACTCATAAAAGCATAAATAGCCAATAATCGGGTTGGACGAACAAACTTCATAATAAATGTTCCGGTAACGCGTCCTACCATAAAAAGACCGAAGCCTCCTAACCCCAACATAAAGGCAGCAGTTTCCTTGTCAACATGAGGAGTTAATTTTGAGTCTGTCATATAATTTACAAAAAAACTAAAGATACCTGTTTGAGCGGCTACGTAAGCAAATTGAGCGATAACTCCCAGCACAAAATGGCGATGCTTGAACAATGGTTTTTGAACTTTTCCAGTAGTATTGTGTTGCTCAACGGTTTCTTCCACAATCTCAGGCAGTGGCGTCCTGATATAGATAATGCTGATAAGCAACACAACCGTTCCTATAATAGCATACGGCATAATCAATGAATGCAATTGATTCCCATCTGGGCTTGCATGATTTCCCAAAATGAACAGGCCTCCGATAATCGGTCCTATAATCCATGCTAACCCATTGAATGACTGCGAGAAATTAATACGTTGTTCCGCTGTTTCTTTCGGGCCAAGTCGTGTTGTGTATGGGTTAGCTGCTGTTTCGAGCGAGGCCAGACCACATCCCACAATAAACAAGCCGATCAGGAACGACCAGAATGATTGCAGAATAGATGCGGAAACAATGACATAAGCACCGCCTGCAAATAAAAGCAATCCCATAACAATTCCCTTTTTGTAGCCAAACCGTTTCATGAACATTCCGGCAGGAAGCGCCATAAGAAAATAGGCAATGTAAACAGAAAACTGAATTAGTCCAGATTTTGCTTTCGAAATGGCGAGCACATCCTGAAAATGTTTATTAAGCACGTCCAACATGCCAAAAGCCATTCCCCAAAGAAAGAATAGCGCAGTGATTAAAATAAATGGAATAAGATTCTCCTTCGTAGTAAGTGGTTGTGTGTTTTTTTTCATGGGCGTTTTTCTTTGAAATTTTTGTTGTGGTATTGTTTGTAAAGTTTTATAA encodes the following:
- a CDS encoding aldo/keto reductase → MQINQLNPEAIDPNKVPKKILNNGTMMPVIGLGTFGSDHYDNEAIAKAVRDAIQMGYRHIDCASVYGNEKEIGVALAEVISEGIVNREDLWITSKVWNDMHDHVIESCQKSLADLQLNYLDLYLVHWPFPNSHAKGVSVESRDKNARPYIHEDYMKTWRDMEKLVGMGLVKSIGTSNMTIPKMELLLRDCEIKPACNEMELHPHFQQPELFQYLLEHTIQPIGFSPIGSPNRPERDKTPEDTTPIEDPVIVEIARNHNIHPAVVCIKWAAQNGQIPIPFSVKHEKLQGNLRSVTEDPLTDAEMEAIKNVDKRCRLIKGQVFTWKGATWEDLWDENGVIKAY
- a CDS encoding L-rhamnose mutarotase; translated protein: MEYIEQQTYLEFKRFCKILFLEDDPDLIASYKKIHATGAAWPEITQGMRDVGILDMEIYCSGTILFMIMDTIPDFDHEKAMNELAGKPRQSEWEAYVSKFQKTSSALSAKDKWQSIERIYKLGE
- the fucP gene encoding L-fucose:H+ symporter permease, which produces MPQQKFQRKTPMKKNTQPLTTKENLIPFILITALFFLWGMAFGMLDVLNKHFQDVLAISKAKSGLIQFSVYIAYFLMALPAGMFMKRFGYKKGIVMGLLLFAGGAYVIVSASILQSFWSFLIGLFIVGCGLASLETAANPYTTRLGPKETAEQRINFSQSFNGLAWIIGPIIGGLFILGNHASPDGNQLHSLIMPYAIIGTVVLLISIIYIRTPLPEIVEETVEQHNTTGKVQKPLFKHRHFVLGVIAQFAYVAAQTGIFSFFVNYMTDSKLTPHVDKETAAFMLGLGGFGLFMVGRVTGTFIMKFVRPTRLLAIYAFMSVVLLPVISLRIGMVSIVALFLSFFFMSIMYPTIFSLGIKDMGEQTKRASSFIVMAIVGGAIFPIFMGWIADISSMAIGFFAPMPCFLFILYYAVKGYKIRA